The Grus americana isolate bGruAme1 chromosome 24, bGruAme1.mat, whole genome shotgun sequence sequence AGCggtgctgctcccagcctgaCTCGCTGCTCTCCTTCCCGTGCAGACCCAGAGACCTGAGGACAGACGCTCGGACCGCAGATGCCAGTGGCCTGCGAGGAAACTGAAATTGCAGCAACAGGTCCCCCTAAGGAGATGCGAAGCTGCTGTCTGTGTTACCCTCTGTACTTCAGCACCGGTTCTCTGTTTACTAACCCGACTAAACTCCACTCACCGTCCTCTCTGCCTCCAGTGGTGTGTAATGTTGATGTGAGATGACCATACCTCTAGGGCTAGTCGTTGCTGATGTTGTAATAGTGACTTTCTCTTCACTTTTCTCGTGCTGTGCATATGATTCCGGCTGTGTATGACTGGCAGGCGCTGCCCCTCTGGGCCATTTCCCAAGCCCAGGATGGGGAGCCACAGGGCAGGGTGGCGTGGGCTGCGTTGCACGGAGCCTGCTGCATCCCCCCGCCCTTCCCCGTGCCTGGAGCCAGAGGCTCGTGGTTCATCCCGGCTGGCTTTGGGCAGGGCTCAGGGACCAGTCCCGTGGCGTTTTGGGGGCCTGCCCGGCGTGACTATGGACCGCGCGTTGCCGTTTCAGCAATAATCCTCCTGCGCGCCCCCAGCCCAAAGGCAGCCGCGGTGGGGGGCGAGTCAGGCAGGGACATCCCGCAGCTTGACTGCCCTAGGTGGTGGTACCGGGGTGCTGGATTTAAGGCTGAAGGGAGCTCCCCTTTCTCGCCTGCTCAGCACTGCCCATTTGTGTCCCTGGCTAAAACCAACCTGTCTGTGTGGGATGCTGTTATAAATGTGAGGAAATGCTGCGGTGGCAGAGAAGCCCGTGAAATCCCCCAGCACGGTGACACTGTGAAAGAGCAGCTGCGCAGCGGTGACCCTGCTAACCAGGACAAAGCAGCTCCTTGCCAACGCTCTACCTGCCCACGAGACAGAGGTGGGCAGGTTAAATGGTCCCTGAGGGCTAAAGAGAAACACGGGCTGAGATAAAGCTCCTGTCCTTGCTTGTGTctggcagggaaggggcagcggTGTTTCCTCCTGGTGCTCCCTGCCCTTCCTGATGCTGTGTCGCTCCCTGTGCCATGGTCTGGGACACGGCGACCCTCGTCAGTGCTGCGTGTCGTCCCGTGGCGGTTATGTGTCATCAGCCCCCCCCCAATGCCAGCTGCCCCTTCTCACCGCAGAGCAGCAGCGAGCCATGTTCTGGCTTTGCACGCCTGAGCTTGCACGGTGGCGACGTGCCAGCTCCAGAAGGGCTGAGCCCAGAGTCCATCGTCACCTTGTGTCCGCTCGTGGATCGGAGGCAAACCTGTGAGTCtcaccccccttcccccaagccCATGGGCATGCAAAACCCTGgcctcagctggggctggggagcgcCGGCTGGGTTGTGGGTGCTTGCCAAGGCAGGGTCAGCGTGGGCAGCAGTGGGAGATCCCTGGGACTGCGCGGAAACATGTCAGAGTGCCCACTGCGTGCCGGGAAGAGGTTCTTGTCCTATGGGCTGGTTTTGAGAGGGGTTTCTTCTATGCCCACCCCACCGCAGTGGCCCTGCCTCCAGCGTGGGCTCTGTCCCTGCGTGCTTTGCATCCCTGGGTGGCACTGGGAAGCAGGCTCTGTCCCATCTGTGTGAGGCAGAGGAACGGTCTCTCCAGTACCCTGTCCTTTCCCTTCGTGGCCATTGAAGAAATTTCTGCTCGCCTCCTGCCTCCACGCTGCTCCGCAGCCTTGGGCAGAGCAGACCCTGTGGAGCCCAGCCCCCAAGCATCGGCTGTGTGCGTGTCCCACGTCGGAGTGCCCGTGGTGTCTGTAGTGTGCCGTCGGTGTTAACACgaaacaaagaaatccctgTGGTGTGTAGAAATGGCAAAAGCCTGACTGTTGTAAAATAAACTGAGCTattgtgtttccttttaaagagGCAAGTGTGCTGCTGTGGTAAAGGAATGGTGTGTTCTGGGCTGTGACCTaaggggaaaaaggaataaaacgTAATTTCTATGGGTGCCTGGCTACGTCGTCGCAAGGGCCGTGGCATTTCCAGAGCTCGGGGGAAAGGCTGCGGGGAATGGGACAGGGGCTGTGGGCTCCAGTcctgctggggagggtggcTGGGCGAGCTGGCAGGCTGTCCCTCTGTGCTGGGCAGCGCTGGCAGCCAGCTGGGGCGGAGGGGAGCAGTGGCAGCGCACCCCCCGGGCAGCACAAACGGGCTTTGTGCTAGCAGCGGCGGGCTGTCCAAGCCCCCTCCCTGCTGTGCTCtttcctgcagccagcagcagtttCAACAATAGCCAGAGACCCTGAGAAGGCAGTGCGTGAGCGGCGAGCCCGGCTCCACAGCCCCGAGGGACGCGGGCACAGAACCCCCTTGTCCCTCGGCCTTTTGGGAGCTTCTGTGTCGTGGCAGTTGATGTGCCAATCGAGGGAGATGCTGAGCACCGCCTCGGCTCCGTCACAGCAGGACGGCCCCACGCGCTGCCCTCCCAGGGCTTGGCTTCATCCCGCGGCACAGGAGCTGAGCTGCCGGGGGCACCAGGCGCCTGCGCTCCTCGGCTGGGGCTGAGCCGTGGCCATGGCAAGGGGATCGCTCCCTTGGGCCGGCTCCCCCTGGCCACCACCGCACTAATCGGCTTGGGCGCGTGACTCCCGCTCCCCGATCGTGAGATTAGAGCAAACTGGATTGAACAGCCCGCCTGGCAGCTGGCCTCGCTGCCCGGGGCCGGCACAGCCCCAAGGGGTGCAGCATCCTGGTACCCACCGCCGACCTGGGATGCACCATGGACATCGCCGTGCCGGGATGCCGCAGGGCCCCCTGGCACggctcagtgctgggctgggaggaacTGACCCAGCCATTGCAGGGACCCGCGGCACCAGGCTGCAGGGACGGGGCATGCTGCCTGCTTCTCTCTAGCAAAAGGCAGTCGCAGCTGGTACCCAAGcccatccctctgccccccacctTGGGCTCGCCTCTGCAGCGGGGAGGTGAAGCCCAGTTGGCCTGAGGCTTGGAAGGCGAGGGAGGGTGTGCCATCCCCTTCCCagctgggacagggacacccACGGCTCCGGGGTGCCCAGCCCTCCCCATCAGCTGGCACGGTGGGTGCGCACCCTCCCCTCCAGGGCCTCCTTCCCAAAGGTGGGCGGGAGCCCTGTGCCTCCCCTCGTGACTGAGATAAACATTACACCGAGGCCGTTAATGTTTAATGAGGTTTGTCTCCCAATTAATGTGCTTTCCCGTGGGCGCCCGCTCCCAGAGTGAGACGCCCGCCGGACGACACACCGACGCGATGGGTGACGGTAAGGGTGCTCTGGGGACCGGGGCGGGCAGCAGGCACCTGCAGCCAGCACCCTGCTCAGCCCACCCAAAAGGGACTTCCCTGGGGGGGGCAGACACCTTCATGGGGGCATCTCCGTGGGAGGTGCagggctgctccctcctcccacacAGGAGCCTGCATGGGGGAAGCTCTCACGGAGGATTCAGGGGAGGCGCGGGGATGAatccccagagctctgcagcccgCTGGCATATCGGTGCTGGCTGCTGTTTGGCATCTCAGGGGGATTTCTCCTTCCAAATGGCTCCTGGCAGAGGGATGTGCAGTCAGGTAAGGTGGCTCGAGCAGTGACACGTCAGCTGGGCGAGCCTGCCAGTGTGGAGGGAGGCTGCCAGGATGCACCCCGGTGCAAGGTGTCAGCtggaggggttgttcagtgcTCCGTGCCACCGGAGCAGAGCCATCACTGCCCCGCTGAGCCTTGTGGGCAGCGGCATTTCCCGAGGGCAACGTGAAGGCTGCTCTGCCAATGGTGCAGCCTTAGCAAATAGCAACCAGCTGCTGCGAACAGTTGAGCCGGGTCCCTGTCTGCAGCTTCACCTGGAGCTTGAGAGACTGCCATGCATCCTGTGAATGCATCCTGTGAACGCATCCTGCAAATGCACCGTGAACTTTAAACTTCCCGGTGTGAAAAACAGGAATTCAGGAATTCTTTACTGGCTCGATAATATATCTTAAGGAAATCAGAGTGCTCTTGCTTGCAGTCCTCATTCCTGATCTTTCCCACCTCACCTCCCCATCCAGGCACCCACCGTGAGCCCAGGCCCTGGCTCTCACTTgggtttctcctcttttccagaGCAAGTGCctgagcagggcctggacagGTTCAGCTATGGTGAGTGTGTGCCCTGCGCAgcccgggggctgcaggcagcgggATGGGCAGCCCACTCCCACGCCTGCCCATGGGCTCTGCGCTGCCGTGCCTCGGCCGGGCTGATGCccgctctgctctcctcctccccagactATGAGACCATCCGCAATGGGGGGCTGATCTTCGCTGTCGTGGCTTTTGTCATCGGGCTCCTTATCATCCTCAGTAAGTGCCTTGGGTGGGCTGGACGCCCCCCTCGGCTCTGTTCCCCAGCACGTGGCCCCTCATCCACTACCTCCCTTCTCGCCCCAGGCCAGGCGCTGGccgggtgctggggtgggggggcgacCGACCCTGCCCTGCAAGGGGTGGGCACTGCCcgcagctggggctgcctgggaaATTTCCATCTAGGCAAGCTCCCAACAGAAAGCCAGTTGGGAAGGAGACCACATAAATATTTAGCGTTTCCCTGCCAGCATGAAGGCTTTGGAGGGAAGGTCAccaattaaaaatagcagagaaaaCTTGATGACATTTCCAGAGTGAGGAACCAGCTTTCCCAGAGCCCTCAGACCTTGGCAGCTCCCAGAGAGACCCAGTGCCAAGCGTGCAGGGCGCCCTGCAACCCTGCCTGCGCGTACAGGCGCTGCCTGCCTCGcactgcggggctggggggcagccaCAGCATCACAGCTGCATGCAGTGCTGTTGCACAGCGGTTTTAGGGAGAAAGATAAGAAAACCACCAGCATTTGCAGTCACAGGGGCAACTTAGGGAGAAAGGCAGATATCCAAGCGGGCTCTCGTGGCTGGTGCTTTGCTGGGCAGTGCCGGGGGCTGCAGCTTTGGGGTCTGGGCAGTGCAGGGGGGGGCTGGCCAGGCAgcgcagctgggctggggggcagtAGGCAGCACATGGGGTTGGTGTCTCCCCACGCTGGTGGGAGTTGTGCAGGAGGCCAGCCCCAGCGCGGAGGCAGGGGTCTTGGGGCTTCCCGCAGGAGCCAAACCCAGtggtccctgcccagggcaccAGCCCGTGAGCAGGACTGCTTcgctggagcagagaggggTGAGTgagatggggcaggggggaaaggCTTCAGCCACAAGAAGCCTCAGTTGCTTCTCTTGCCCCCAGGCCAGCGGTTCCACTGCggagggaagaagaagaggaggtgggtATTGCACGGTTTTACGGCAGCCTcatctctcctccctgtcctggTCCTGCCTGCTGAAAGGGCTGGATTCTTGGCTCGTGCTCCCTTCCGTCTCAGCCACATTGCCCAGCGTAACACATCTCCCCTTGCTTTTTGCTCCGCAGACAAGGAAACGAGGAAGACCTGTAGCTGCAGGTAGGTTGCAGGAGGATGcacccagctggcagccaggctCCCTGGGTCTGCCTGTGCCGGACAGCAATACTTTGAGGCATCTGTGCTTCAGGGAAGTACCTACATGGGGGGCTGTCTCAAGAGGAGAGGACCGAGGACATGCTGGCCTCTGTGGTTGTGTAACCCTCCCACTGTCTATTTTCAGAGCTGCTATGCCGCCGTGGAAGCAGAGCCTCATCCAAAGCAGAGAAGTCCTTGCAAAGGGCCACCCCTTACCCCGCTCCAGTGGATCCATTACCCTGCTCACCCCAGGCAAGGCCAGAATGCAAATTGCCCTCATGCTTTCCCCTCTGTTAGATTCAGCAAGAGTTTCTTGGCTAATAAAGTTCAAGCTGAGAGAGGTTAAACTTTGTGCCCGAGGCATTTCAATCGCCCACTCTCCTGGCCCGGCACCAATGACTTTTCTGCCCTGCAGATATCTTCCAACACAGACCCAGGAAAGGTTTCCGCTGGCTTCTCCGCACACCCACAGCATAGCAGCCAGCTATCTCCACTCTGGGTTTGCACCGGGGCCTGCAGAGAGAGGGACGTTCCTGCTCCCGGCCACCCTGGCTGCTTTGAAGAAACACCCCTTTCACCCAGCGTGAACACTGGGTGCAGGTGCCCGAATCCTGTGGCACGTGGCCTTCCCTGGGATGCACAGCGAGGGGTTTGCAGCACTGGCCCACGCCgtgcaggctgcagagcaggtcAGATGCATCCGTGGGCATGTGCTGTTTGTGCAGGGCTGTTTGTGTGCTGGCTTTCTTGCAGTGCTTGATCCAGGCATCCCTTCTTGGGGCTGCGATGGTGCATCCAGCCCTTTGGTTTCATGGCCTCTCT is a genomic window containing:
- the FXYD2 gene encoding sodium/potassium-transporting ATPase subunit gamma — protein: MRFVSQLMCFPVGARSQSETPAGRHTDAMGDEQVPEQGLDRFSYDYETIRNGGLIFAVVAFVIGLLIILSQRFHCGGKKKRRQGNEEDL